A genomic segment from Dermatobacter hominis encodes:
- a CDS encoding class I SAM-dependent methyltransferase: protein MPPPSHPAGGGQYFSSRPTSASRPDEVALVLPDLHVRLCTDAGVFSPGRVDPGTKLLLAELPPAEGWPDGDVVDVGCGYGPIAVTLARRAPERTVWAVDVNERALDLCRANASAAGVGDRVRVVTPDEVPAGLEVGLAASNPPIRVGKAVLHDLCRTWLERLRPDGEAWWVVQKHLGSDSLQAWMAAEGWPTERVRSRQSYRILRSTRP from the coding sequence GTGCCGCCCCCGAGCCACCCCGCCGGCGGCGGCCAGTACTTCAGCTCCCGACCGACCTCGGCGTCGCGCCCCGACGAGGTGGCGCTGGTGCTGCCCGACCTGCACGTCCGGCTGTGCACCGACGCCGGCGTGTTCTCGCCCGGCCGGGTCGACCCGGGCACCAAGCTGCTCCTCGCCGAGCTCCCGCCGGCCGAGGGCTGGCCCGACGGCGACGTCGTCGACGTGGGCTGCGGGTATGGGCCGATCGCGGTCACGCTGGCCCGGCGGGCGCCGGAGCGGACGGTGTGGGCGGTCGACGTCAACGAGCGGGCCCTCGACCTGTGCCGGGCGAACGCGTCGGCGGCCGGGGTGGGCGACCGCGTGCGGGTCGTCACCCCCGACGAGGTGCCCGCCGGGCTCGAGGTCGGGCTCGCCGCCTCGAACCCGCCCATCCGGGTCGGCAAGGCCGTGCTCCACGACCTGTGCCGGACGTGGCTCGAGCGGCTCCGGCCCGACGGCGAGGCCTGGTGGGTGGTGCAGAAGCACCTCGGGTCCGACTCGCTGCAGGCCTGGATGGCCGCCGAGGGCTGGCCGACCGAGCGCGTCCGGTCGCGCCAGTCGTACCGGATCCTCCGCTCCACCCGCCCCTGA
- the def gene encoding peptide deformylase, translating into MSAPYGIRIVGDPVLTQRASEVTEIDGRLVKLVDDMLDTMYDAPGVGLAAPQVGVQKRFFVYDIGEGDGGQVLINPVIEESDGEWEFTEGCLSVPGLHWDIVRPKQIHVTGLDLDGNEVEFEADEYFARVIQHELDHLDGVLLLERLTDEQRKEAKRAVRELQLSREDPGACLTPEPGTKTSFFRLR; encoded by the coding sequence ATGTCCGCCCCCTACGGCATCCGCATCGTCGGCGACCCCGTGCTGACCCAGCGCGCCTCCGAGGTCACCGAGATCGACGGCCGCCTGGTGAAGCTGGTCGACGACATGCTCGACACGATGTACGACGCCCCCGGCGTCGGGCTCGCCGCACCCCAGGTCGGCGTGCAGAAGCGCTTCTTCGTCTACGACATCGGCGAGGGCGACGGCGGCCAGGTGCTGATCAACCCGGTCATCGAGGAGTCCGACGGCGAGTGGGAGTTCACCGAGGGGTGCCTCTCGGTCCCCGGGCTCCACTGGGACATCGTCCGACCCAAGCAGATCCACGTGACCGGCCTCGACCTCGACGGCAACGAGGTCGAGTTCGAGGCCGACGAGTACTTCGCCCGCGTGATCCAGCACGAGCTCGACCACCTCGACGGGGTGCTGCTGCTCGAGCGCCTCACCGACGAGCAGCGCAAGGAGGCCAAACGGGCGGTCCGGGAGCTCCAGCTCTCCCGCGAGGACCCGGGCGCCTGCCTGACGCCCGAGCCGGGGACCAAGACGTCCTTCTTCCGGCTCCGCTGA
- a CDS encoding methionyl-tRNA formyltransferase: MRLAFLGSPPAAVPTLRALVAAGHDVALVVSGPDKRRGRGGARTPTPVKAAALELGLEVTDRLDDVAVADVELGVVVAYGRIIPVSLLDVVPMVNLHFSLLPRWRGAAPVERAILAGDERTGVCVMDVAEGLDTGDVHAVAEVPVTDDLTAAALTEQLADLGAPLLVDSLAAGLDHSRPQPDEGVTYAHKITAEDRHLDWSLPAEQLGRIVRIGGAWTTFRGERFKVLAATVGPDAAAEPGVVDGTAVGCGDGRVLQLVTVQPQGRPAMDAAAWANGARPDGERLGDGDAGAAAGG, translated from the coding sequence ATGCGCCTGGCGTTCCTCGGCAGCCCGCCCGCGGCGGTCCCCACCCTCCGGGCGCTGGTCGCCGCCGGCCACGACGTCGCCCTCGTGGTGTCGGGGCCCGACAAGCGCCGCGGCCGGGGCGGCGCCCGCACGCCCACCCCGGTCAAGGCCGCGGCGCTCGAGCTCGGGCTCGAGGTGACCGACCGGCTCGACGACGTGGCTGTCGCAGACGTCGAGCTCGGCGTCGTGGTGGCCTACGGGCGGATCATCCCGGTGTCGCTGCTCGACGTCGTGCCGATGGTCAACCTGCACTTCTCGCTGCTGCCGAGGTGGCGGGGCGCGGCGCCGGTCGAGCGGGCGATCCTGGCGGGCGACGAGCGCACCGGGGTCTGCGTGATGGACGTGGCCGAGGGGCTCGACACCGGCGACGTGCACGCCGTGGCCGAGGTGCCGGTGACCGACGACCTGACCGCCGCCGCCCTCACCGAGCAGCTGGCCGACCTCGGCGCGCCGCTGCTGGTCGACTCGCTGGCGGCCGGGCTCGACCACAGCCGCCCGCAGCCCGACGAGGGTGTCACCTACGCCCACAAGATCACCGCCGAGGACCGCCACCTGGACTGGTCCCTCCCGGCCGAGCAGCTGGGCCGGATCGTGCGGATCGGCGGGGCCTGGACGACGTTCCGGGGCGAGCGGTTCAAGGTGCTCGCCGCGACGGTGGGGCCGGACGCAGCCGCCGAGCCGGGCGTCGTCGACGGCACCGCCGTCGGCTGCGGCGACGGCCGTGTGCTGCAGCTCGTCACCGTCCAGCCGCAGGGCCGGCCGGCCATGGACGCCGCCGCGTGGGCCAACGGCGCCCGCCCCGACGGGGAGCGCCTCGGCGACGGCGACGCCGGGGCGGCCGCCGGTGGCTGA
- a CDS encoding transcription antitermination factor NusB, protein MADDGVAARRTALEALARIEDDGAFANLALPAVLSRSDLGDRDRGFVTDLVYGSVRMRRACDFLVDRFLSSDPPPAARRVLRLGAYQLAFRDDLPDYAVVSATVAAAPKRFRGLANAVLRKVASAPVEYPDDATRLSYPDWIVDRLTADLGVDDGLAALDAMDRAPVVHRRADGYVQDLASQWVAELVGARPGHLVADLCAAPGGKATALAADGATVVAADLRPARAGLITANAASVGTDDVLAVVADAEAPPLRPRSFDRVLLDAPCSGLGVLRRRPDARWRVDVDAPERLGALAVRLVDAAVGLLNPGGELAFSVCTLTVAESLAVDDHVARAHPGLQPLDPPGDPWRPWGRGAVLLPQEADTDGMCLFRYRSAS, encoded by the coding sequence GTGGCTGACGACGGCGTCGCCGCCCGGCGCACCGCGCTCGAGGCGCTGGCGAGGATCGAGGACGACGGCGCCTTCGCGAACCTGGCCCTCCCGGCGGTCCTGTCCCGTAGCGACCTCGGCGACCGCGACCGCGGGTTCGTGACCGACCTCGTCTACGGCAGCGTCCGCATGCGGCGGGCGTGCGACTTCCTCGTCGACCGCTTCCTCAGCTCGGACCCGCCGCCGGCGGCGCGCCGGGTGCTGCGGCTCGGCGCCTACCAGCTGGCGTTCCGGGACGACCTGCCCGACTACGCCGTCGTGTCGGCGACGGTCGCCGCCGCGCCCAAGCGGTTCCGGGGCCTGGCCAACGCCGTCCTGCGGAAGGTGGCGTCCGCCCCCGTCGAGTACCCCGACGACGCCACCCGCCTCAGCTACCCCGACTGGATCGTCGACCGGCTGACCGCCGACCTCGGCGTCGACGACGGGCTCGCCGCGCTCGACGCCATGGACCGCGCCCCGGTCGTGCACCGCCGCGCCGACGGCTACGTCCAGGACCTCGCCTCGCAGTGGGTCGCCGAGCTCGTCGGCGCCCGCCCGGGCCACCTGGTCGCCGACCTGTGCGCCGCGCCCGGGGGCAAGGCCACCGCGCTGGCCGCCGACGGCGCCACCGTCGTGGCCGCCGACCTCCGTCCCGCCCGTGCGGGGCTGATCACGGCGAACGCGGCGTCGGTCGGCACCGACGACGTCCTGGCGGTGGTCGCCGATGCCGAGGCGCCGCCCCTCCGACCGCGGTCGTTCGACCGGGTCCTCCTCGACGCCCCGTGCAGCGGCCTCGGCGTCCTGCGCCGCCGCCCCGACGCCCGCTGGCGCGTCGACGTCGATGCGCCCGAGCGGCTGGGCGCGCTCGCGGTGCGGCTGGTCGACGCCGCGGTGGGCCTGCTGAACCCGGGCGGCGAGCTGGCGTTCAGCGTCTGCACGCTGACCGTGGCCGAGAGCCTGGCCGTCGACGACCACGTCGCCCGGGCCCACCCCGGACTGCAGCCGCTCGACCCGCCGGGCGACCCGTGGCGGCCGTGGGGGAGGGGCGCGGTGCTCCTTCCTCAGGAGGCTGACACCGACGGGATGTGCCTGTTCCGCTACCGCTCGGCGTCCTGA
- a CDS encoding MogA/MoaB family molybdenum cofactor biosynthesis protein codes for MSDQPDPTAAAPGGAHGGRSQHQAKVLTVSDGVIAGVREDRSGAALVDLLAGRDFEVIEHRVVSDGVEEVSNALSYMAYGFNGLVVTTGGTGFGVRDLTPEATKRILDRSAPGFAEAMRAVNPLGRLSRGIAGIRGSALILNTPGSTSGAVEMLDAVLDVVPHALDLLGGASGGHPTHG; via the coding sequence ATGAGCGACCAGCCCGACCCGACCGCCGCCGCGCCCGGAGGAGCCCACGGCGGGCGCTCCCAGCACCAGGCCAAGGTCCTCACCGTGTCCGACGGCGTGATCGCCGGCGTGCGCGAGGACCGCAGCGGCGCCGCCCTGGTCGACCTCCTGGCCGGCCGCGACTTCGAGGTGATCGAGCACCGCGTGGTGTCCGACGGGGTCGAGGAGGTCTCGAACGCCCTGTCGTACATGGCCTACGGGTTCAACGGCCTGGTCGTGACCACCGGGGGCACCGGGTTCGGGGTGCGCGACCTCACGCCAGAGGCCACCAAGCGGATCCTGGACCGCAGCGCCCCCGGCTTCGCCGAGGCCATGCGGGCGGTGAACCCGCTGGGGCGGCTGTCCCGCGGCATCGCCGGCATCCGGGGGTCCGCGCTGATCCTGAACACGCCCGGGTCCACCAGCGGGGCGGTCGAGATGCTCGACGCCGTGCTCGACGTCGTGCCGCACGCGCTCGACCTGCTCGGCGGCGCCTCGGGCGGCCACCCCACGCACGGGTGA
- the ribD gene encoding bifunctional diaminohydroxyphosphoribosylaminopyrimidine deaminase/5-amino-6-(5-phosphoribosylamino)uracil reductase RibD, with protein MNAPDHTDLPDVSDAVDRECMTRAIAAAAGVRCATSPNPWVGAVVRAADGRMFQGATEPPGGAHAEVVALREAGEAARGASLYCTLEPCSHTGRTGPCTEAIIEAGIRRVVVGVVDPDPNVSGRGIEQLRAAGVDVLVGVQAEKVAGQLVAYLKHRSTGRPYVVLKLAATLDGGTAAPNGTSQWITSPEARADGHRLRAESDAILVGAGTVRRDDPSLTVRDYRPPVLPDGGNVDPLRVVLGTVAEDARVQPCYSTSGALGDVLDDLGSKGVLQLLVEGGANVAGEFHRAGLVDRYVIYTAPALFGGDDAKGLFGGNGAWDISEVRRGRFVAVERVGVDLRIEMVPDPADGGAADDEGHERRGR; from the coding sequence GTGAACGCTCCCGACCACACCGACCTCCCCGACGTCAGCGACGCCGTCGACCGCGAGTGCATGACGCGGGCGATCGCCGCCGCGGCGGGCGTGCGCTGCGCCACGTCGCCGAACCCCTGGGTCGGAGCCGTCGTCCGGGCCGCCGACGGCCGGATGTTCCAGGGCGCCACCGAGCCGCCCGGCGGCGCGCACGCCGAGGTCGTCGCCCTCCGCGAGGCCGGCGAGGCCGCCCGGGGCGCCTCGCTCTACTGCACCCTCGAACCCTGCAGCCACACCGGCCGCACCGGGCCCTGCACCGAGGCCATCATCGAGGCGGGCATCCGCCGGGTCGTCGTCGGCGTCGTCGACCCCGACCCCAACGTCTCGGGCCGCGGCATCGAGCAGCTGCGCGCCGCGGGCGTCGACGTCCTCGTCGGCGTCCAGGCCGAGAAGGTCGCCGGGCAGCTCGTCGCCTACCTCAAGCACCGCTCGACCGGTCGGCCCTACGTCGTGCTGAAGCTGGCGGCCACGCTCGACGGCGGGACGGCGGCGCCCAACGGGACGAGCCAGTGGATCACCTCGCCCGAGGCCCGCGCCGACGGCCACCGGCTGCGCGCCGAGTCCGACGCCATCCTCGTGGGCGCGGGCACGGTCCGGCGCGACGACCCGTCGCTGACCGTGCGTGACTACCGGCCCCCCGTGCTGCCCGACGGCGGCAACGTGGACCCGCTGCGCGTGGTGCTCGGCACCGTGGCCGAGGACGCCCGCGTCCAGCCCTGCTACTCGACCTCGGGCGCGCTGGGCGACGTGCTCGACGACCTCGGGTCGAAGGGCGTGCTGCAGCTGCTCGTCGAGGGCGGCGCCAACGTCGCCGGGGAGTTCCACCGGGCCGGGCTGGTCGACCGCTACGTGATCTACACCGCACCGGCGCTGTTCGGCGGCGACGACGCGAAGGGCCTCTTCGGCGGCAACGGCGCGTGGGACATCTCCGAGGTGCGCCGCGGGCGGTTCGTCGCGGTGGAGCGGGTCGGCGTCGACCTGCGGATCGAGATGGTGCCCGACCCGGCTGACGGCGGCGCGGCGGACGACGAGGGCCACGAGCGGAGGGGTCGCTGA
- a CDS encoding riboflavin synthase, with the protein MFTGIVEELGSVESLEGPRLRIRAATVLDDVTMGASTAVNGVCLTVVAWGDDWWEADVSDETFARTSLGSLQPGDPVNLERPVRLEDRLGGHLVQGHVDAVGEVVEPAPDLRVRMPDGLLRYVVEKGSITVDGVSLTVVDVLDDGFTVALIPHTAEVTTLGHRGPGDPVNLEVDVMAKYAERLLAGFVGGPAPEPVATATEQGSGS; encoded by the coding sequence ATGTTCACCGGGATCGTGGAGGAGCTCGGGTCGGTCGAGTCGCTCGAGGGCCCGCGCCTGCGGATCCGGGCCGCGACCGTGCTCGACGACGTGACGATGGGCGCGTCGACCGCCGTGAACGGCGTGTGCCTCACCGTCGTGGCCTGGGGCGACGACTGGTGGGAGGCCGACGTGAGCGACGAGACCTTCGCCCGCACGTCGCTCGGTTCGCTGCAGCCCGGCGACCCGGTCAACCTCGAGCGGCCCGTCCGCCTCGAGGACCGCCTGGGCGGCCACCTGGTCCAGGGCCACGTCGACGCGGTCGGCGAGGTGGTCGAACCGGCCCCCGACCTCCGCGTCCGCATGCCGGACGGGCTCCTCCGCTACGTCGTGGAGAAGGGCTCGATCACCGTCGACGGCGTCAGCCTGACCGTCGTCGACGTCCTCGACGACGGCTTCACCGTCGCGCTCATTCCGCACACCGCCGAGGTGACCACCCTCGGCCACCGTGGTCCCGGGGACCCGGTCAACCTGGAGGTCGACGTCATGGCCAAGTACGCCGAGCGGCTGCTCGCGGGCTTCGTGGGCGGTCCCGCCCCCGAGCCCGTCGCGACCGCCACCGAACAGGGGAGCGGATCATGA
- a CDS encoding bifunctional 3,4-dihydroxy-2-butanone-4-phosphate synthase/GTP cyclohydrolase II, with protein MSREPLDTQGREGSDFASIEDAVAAIAKGEIVVVVDDEDRENEGDLIMAAEAATPEKIAFFVRHTSGVICAPLLGERLDELDIPLMVRENTESHRTAFTYSVDYVHGTSTGISAADRSATLRALTDPATTPLDLARPGHIFPLRYSEGGVLKRAGHTEAAVDLARMAGLYPAGVLCEIVNDDGTMARVPDLVEFCKTHDLLMISIAQLIKYRRQNEKLIKRIAEARIPTPWGDFTSYVYESVLDGEQHVAMAKGAVQGEEDVLVRVHSECLTGDVFHSLRCDCGVQLDAAMQKIAEDGLGVLVYLRGHEGRGIGIGHKIRAYSLQEEGHDTVEANVELGLPVDSREYGIGAQILNDLGITTMRLMTNNPAKYGGLEGFGLEITERVPVLSAPNPENIDYLRTKREKMGHLLENLDD; from the coding sequence ATGAGCAGGGAACCGCTCGACACGCAGGGACGCGAGGGCTCCGACTTCGCCTCGATCGAGGACGCCGTCGCGGCGATCGCCAAGGGCGAGATCGTCGTCGTGGTCGACGACGAGGACCGTGAGAACGAGGGCGACCTCATCATGGCGGCCGAGGCCGCGACTCCCGAGAAGATCGCCTTCTTCGTGCGCCACACGTCGGGCGTGATCTGCGCGCCGCTGCTCGGGGAGCGCCTCGACGAGCTCGACATCCCGCTGATGGTGCGGGAGAACACCGAGTCGCACCGGACTGCGTTCACCTACTCGGTCGACTACGTGCACGGCACCAGCACGGGCATCTCCGCGGCCGACCGCTCCGCCACGCTGCGGGCGCTCACCGACCCGGCCACGACGCCGCTCGACCTGGCCCGGCCGGGCCACATCTTCCCGCTGCGCTACTCCGAGGGCGGCGTCCTGAAGCGCGCCGGCCACACCGAGGCCGCGGTCGACCTGGCCCGCATGGCCGGCCTGTACCCGGCCGGTGTGCTGTGCGAGATCGTCAACGACGACGGGACGATGGCGCGGGTCCCCGACCTGGTCGAGTTCTGCAAGACCCACGACCTCCTGATGATCTCGATCGCGCAGCTCATCAAGTACCGGCGCCAGAACGAGAAGCTGATCAAGCGCATCGCCGAGGCCCGCATCCCCACCCCGTGGGGCGACTTCACGAGCTACGTCTACGAGTCGGTGCTCGACGGCGAGCAGCACGTGGCGATGGCCAAGGGCGCCGTGCAGGGCGAGGAGGACGTGCTCGTCCGCGTCCACTCGGAGTGCCTGACGGGCGACGTCTTCCACTCCCTGCGCTGCGACTGCGGCGTGCAGCTCGACGCCGCGATGCAGAAGATCGCCGAGGACGGCCTGGGCGTGCTCGTGTACCTGCGGGGCCACGAGGGCCGCGGCATCGGCATCGGTCACAAGATCCGCGCCTACAGCCTCCAGGAGGAGGGCCACGACACCGTCGAGGCGAACGTGGAGCTCGGCCTGCCCGTCGACTCCCGCGAGTACGGCATCGGGGCGCAGATCCTCAACGACCTCGGCATCACGACCATGCGCCTGATGACCAACAACCCCGCCAAGTACGGCGGCCTGGAGGGCTTCGGCCTCGAGATCACCGAGCGCGTGCCGGTGCTGTCGGCGCCGAACCCCGAGAACATCGACTACCTGCGCACCAAGCGGGAGAAGATGGGCCACCTGCTCGAGAACCTCGACGACTGA
- the ribH gene encoding 6,7-dimethyl-8-ribityllumazine synthase, translated as MGRNFSTPPGEGEAHVDGTGRRIGIVCARWNEVVTGRLLRGARETLAARGVADEDVDLAWVPGAFELPLAAKVMAGTGRYDAVIAIGCVIRGDTAHFEYVAGPTAEGIMSAQLSTEVPIILGVLTVEDRRQALVRSVIEGDVSGDNKGAEAADTALEVAAVLAALRAG; from the coding sequence GTGGGCCGCAACTTCTCCACCCCGCCCGGCGAGGGCGAGGCGCACGTCGACGGGACCGGGCGCCGCATCGGCATCGTGTGCGCCCGCTGGAACGAGGTCGTGACCGGCCGACTCCTGCGCGGGGCGCGGGAGACGCTCGCGGCGCGGGGCGTCGCCGACGAAGACGTCGACCTGGCGTGGGTTCCGGGCGCGTTCGAGCTCCCGCTCGCCGCCAAGGTCATGGCCGGCACCGGCCGCTACGACGCGGTGATCGCGATCGGCTGCGTCATCCGGGGCGACACGGCGCACTTCGAGTACGTCGCCGGCCCGACCGCCGAGGGGATCATGTCGGCGCAGCTCAGCACCGAGGTGCCGATCATCCTGGGGGTGCTCACCGTCGAGGACCGCCGGCAGGCGCTCGTGCGCTCGGTCATCGAGGGCGACGTCTCGGGCGACAACAAGGGCGCCGAGGCGGCCGACACCGCCCTCGAGGTGGCCGCGGTCCTGGCCGCGCTCCGCGCCGGCTGA
- a CDS encoding TrmH family RNA methyltransferase: MERIEDPADPRLADYHHLNDAAARAAAGRDEGVEACTIVEGAVALRVVLDRGVPLRSVLLTLSKAAALEAALDGLHGVPVYVADREVLAGVVGFDLHRGVLASAVRPAPAEPTDVLRGCRRVVVAEALNDHENLGALFRNAAALGVEAVVLDDRTADPLYRRSVRVSSGWAAVLPHSRVGPLPGGYEPLRAAGFRIVALTPAAGALDVDRAADDGLLSDPVALVVGAEGPGLSAAAIEGADVAVRVPMAPGVDSLNVATSLAVVAAFAAARRGWR, from the coding sequence GTGGAACGGATCGAGGACCCCGCCGACCCCCGGCTCGCGGACTACCACCACCTGAACGACGCTGCGGCGCGGGCCGCCGCCGGGCGCGACGAGGGGGTGGAGGCCTGCACGATCGTCGAGGGCGCCGTCGCGCTGCGGGTGGTCCTCGACCGGGGGGTGCCGCTGCGGTCGGTCCTGCTGACGCTGTCGAAGGCGGCGGCGCTCGAGGCGGCGCTCGACGGCCTCCACGGCGTGCCGGTGTACGTCGCTGACCGCGAGGTGCTGGCCGGTGTCGTCGGCTTCGACCTCCACCGTGGCGTGCTCGCCTCCGCGGTCCGGCCGGCGCCGGCGGAGCCGACCGACGTCCTCCGCGGGTGCCGGCGGGTGGTGGTCGCCGAGGCGCTGAACGACCACGAGAACCTGGGCGCGCTGTTCCGGAACGCGGCGGCGCTCGGCGTCGAGGCCGTCGTGCTCGACGACCGGACGGCGGACCCGCTGTACCGGCGCTCGGTCCGGGTGTCGTCGGGCTGGGCGGCCGTGCTCCCCCACTCGCGCGTGGGGCCGCTGCCCGGCGGCTACGAACCGCTGCGCGCCGCCGGGTTCCGGATCGTCGCGCTCACGCCGGCCGCCGGTGCGCTCGACGTCGACCGGGCGGCCGACGACGGCCTCCTGAGCGACCCCGTCGCGCTCGTCGTCGGCGCCGAGGGGCCGGGGCTGTCGGCCGCCGCGATCGAGGGCGCCGACGTCGCCGTGCGGGTGCCGATGGCGCCCGGCGTCGACTCGCTCAACGTGGCGACGTCGCTGGCCGTGGTCGCCGCGTTCGCCGCGGCCCGCCGCGGCTGGCGGTGA